The DNA sequence ATGGCGCTTCATGCGCTGAACATTCCCGCCGTCTCACTGACTGGCGCGCAGGCGGGCATTCTTACCGACGGCGTCCACACCAAGGCCAAGATTCAAAACATCACGCCCAAACAAGTTCATGCGTTGCTCGACTCCGGCAACGTGGTCATTGTGGCTGGTTTTCAAGGGCAGACGCCCGACGGTCACATCACCACATTGGGTCGCGGCGGCTCGGACTTGACGGCCATCGCGCTGGCGGCGGCGTTGAAGGCGGACCTTTGTCAGATTTACACGGACGTGGACGGAGTTTACACCGCCGATCCGCGCATCGTGCCCGGCGCGCAGAAGCTTGACGAAATTTCCTATGATGAAATGCTCGAACTGGCGAGCCTTGGCGCAAAGGTGATGCAATCCCGCTCGGTGGAGTTCGCCAAAAAATTCGGCGTGGTGTTTGAAGTGCGCTCCAGTTTGAACGACAACCCCGGAACCATTGTGAAAGAAGAAACCAAAAGCATGGAGGACGTCGTCATTCGCGGCGTCTCGCTCGACAAAAACCAGGCCAAGATCACGCTCGTTGCGGTGCCGGACAAACCCGGCGTGGCCGCGCGCATCTTCAAGGCCATCGGCGACGCCAACGTCAATGTCGATATGATCGTGCAGAACGTCAGTCATGGTGCCGGCACGCCCGCCACCGACCTGTCCTTCACGATCGATAAACCTGATCTCCTCAAAGCGCGCAAGGTCATCGACGGGCTAAAGGCCGACGTTGGGTTTCGCGAAGCCATTGCCGACGAACAAATCGGCAAGCTGTCCATCGTTGGGGTCGGCATGAAAAGTCATTCCGGTGTCGCCGCCAAGATGTTCGAAACGCTTGCCCGTGAGGGCGTCAACATTGGAATGATTTCCACCAGCGAAATCAAAATCTCCGTGGTCATCGAACTGGCCAAGGGCGAGCAGGCGATGAAGGCGGTGCACGCGGCTTTTTTAGAATGATCACCTCCGCGATTCAGCCACGCTTCCGGTCAGCCAATCGAGGTAGCGTTTATTTCCTCCGCTCAACGGCAACACGATGAACTCAGGCGTTTCGTAAGGATGTTTGGACAAGATCAATTTCTCCAAGGCCACCAGCCGCGCGCGCGTTGTTTTCAAAACCAACAACACTTCTGTGCTGGTTTCCAATTTGCCCTGCCACCGGTAATGCGATTCAATTTTCGGAATCAAATTGGCGCAAGCGATCACTCGCGCTTGCAACGCCACCCCGGCCAGTTTGCGCGCGGTTCTCAAGTCCGGCGCTGTCACCAGAACCACGAAGTACTTGTCCGTTGATTTCATAGGCATTATGTCGGTTGCCAAAAGCAATTCTCGATTCCAACGACGCCGGCGCACCCCGTCCACTCCCCTTCCTCCGACTTACCGCACGGTCGCGCCGTCGCAGCGAGCGGGGAGAGAATTTCCCAAAAGCAGATTCCGCGCAAGGAACCCCGCACGCGCAAATGTCATGATTGGGTTGAACGACGCCGCGGCAGGAGCATCAGAAGGCTTGCCATCATTGGGCCGAATGAAAACATCCACCACCGCTTCTGCTGGGACAGGCTGTAGGAACCAAGCGCGGTTCTTTCAAGAATTGGGTTGGTCGGCTTGCCCGAATGCTTTACCGGGCGCGTTGCCTTGACTGTGGCGGAGTTGACAATTGCGGATTGCTTGCCCTGTACGCCAGAAGCAGGTTTAGTTTTCTCCGTGATGACCGCTGAAACCATGATCGAATGTGAAAAGCTGACCAAGTGTTTCGGCCATTTCACGGCAGTGGATCACGTTTCGTTTTCCATCGGCAAGGGTTCGATCTTTGGTTTCCTCGGGCCAAATGGGTCGGGCAAATCCACGGTCATCCGTATGTTGTGCGGGTTGCTCGAACCGAGCGACGGCTTGGGGCGCATCGCGGGGTTCGACGTGGCGCGGGAAGCGGAGCAGATCAAATCGCTCATCGGCTACATGTCGCAGAAGTTTTCACTCTACGACGAGTTGACGGTGCATGAGAACCTGACGTTTTACAGCCGGCTTTACGGACTGCGCGGCGTGGCGCTGGCGAAGCGGCGCGGGGAATTGATCGCCCTTACGCATCTCGAACCGTATCTAGAGCGGCGCGCGGGGCTGCTCTCCGGCGGCTGGCGGCAACGGCTGGCGATGGCGTGTTCGCTCGTCCACAAGCCGAGTGTGTTGTTCCTCGACGAGCCGACGGCAGGGATTGATCCGGTGGCGCGGCGCGAGTTGTGGGATTTGCTGTTTGAGTTTTCGAGCCAGGGCATCACGCTGTTCGTGACGACGCATTATATGGACGAAGCGGAGCGATGCTCGCACGTGGGCTACATTTACATGTCGAAGCTCGTGGTGTGCGGTGTGCCGGATGACTTGAAGCAGTTGCCGGTGGTGAATCCGCCCGGCACGAAGCGGCTCGATGTGACTTGTGACCACGTCACGGTCGGCTTGCAGGCGATCCGCCATGAGCGCGGCATCCGCGCGGCGACGGTGTTTGGCCAGTCCATGCATCTGCTGGTGGATGAGGGGTTGCCGGAACAATTCTTGCGCGACAAACTGGCGGCTGTGAACATCCATCGCGCGGACATCCGGCCCATCGCGCCGTCGTTGGAGGATGTGTTTGTGGCGTTGACGAACCGCAACAACGGAAAATGAAGCTCCAAATTCCAAGCTCCCAGTTCCGGAGAAGCACCAAGCTTCAAGCATCGATGCGCGAAGATCGGCTGGTTGAGGTTTCGGGTTTGGAATTTCTCTGGTGCTTGGAGGTTGGTGCTTGGAGGTTTTTGTGAGAACACCCATCCGCGGTTTCAGCGGGATTGACCCGTCAACGGGAGTCCTTTATTGTAGCAATGGTCGAATGGATTTTAAGATATGAAACGTGATCCAAGCTGGGTTAAAGCTCGAATTGCTGCGCGCATTCTGGTGCGGAGGCAGGCGGGGCGAGTATTGCCGCGTGATGCCCGGCTCGCCCGCAAGCTCGCCACTGACGACGACGTGACGGATCGGTTGATTGATCAGGCGCTTGCCTGCCTTTGCGCCGAGCGGAAGAATCTGAATTACCATGACATCCTTCGATCAACCCTGGCGACCACAGCTTGATTGGTCCGCGCCAGCCGGGCGTGTGCTGGATCAACTGGTGGCGGCGCTCCCGGTGAATCGAAAATGGGAAATCATTGTCTTCGGGTCGTCCCCGTTGCAACTGGGCATCGACTCGCGATTTCTGAGTGGCGACGTGGACGTGATTTCTGATGAAGATATCACGGAATACTGCGAACGGGCGGGCTTGTTGAAAGGCAAGGCGTCGATTTACGTCGAGCCATGCACCGTAGCTGCTTTTACCGCCAGCCCTGACTGGTTCGTGCGAGCGTTTCGGTGCGAGCGAAGACACGTGACGTTTACTTTCCCGCATCCGATTGACATCCTCGTTTCCAAAATCAAGCGGCTGGAGGAAAAAGACCTGCGCGCGTTCAAGCTCGTCCGCGACAAGACCGGCCATCCCGACGAAGAAGATTTGATTCAAGCGCTGCGTCGCGTGGTGGATATTTTTCGCCCGTCGTTCGACGAAGAAAGCGCCGGCAATCCAATGCACAACACGCAAGTGCTCTGGCGAGAGTTGTTCGGCAAAGAAATTGATGTGCACGCCAGCATAATCGCCCCGGCGTTGGCCGAGCGCCGCCGCGCCTACGGTGTGGGCGCGGCCGGATTGAAGACAACACTGTCCGGGATCAAACCATCCAAGTGAAATCTCCCTTCCGCGGTTTCAACGCCATTCTCTACAAGGAATTCATCGTGGTGTTGCGTGACCCGCTCACGCTGTTCTTCATGTTTTTTCCGCCGTTGATCGAAATGGTCGCCTTTGGCTACGCGCTCGACAACGACGTGAAACACATGGCGATGGTGGTAATGAACGAGGACCGCTCGGTCGAAAGCCGCCAGATCGTGGACAACTTCGTCAACACGCAAACCTTCCGCGTAGTGGGCGAAGTGCAAAGCGTCAGCGAGATGGCCACCGCCATCCGCAAAGGCAAAGCTTACGTGGGATTGCAAATTCCACCCGACTTCACGCGCGATCTTCACGCCGGCCGCACGGCGCGGGTGCAGGTGTTGATCGACGGCTCCAGTTCCACCATCGCGCTGTCGGCGTTGAACACGGCGTTGGCGGTGGCGCTGCGCCAATCCGTGATGTCGCTGTTACGCGAAATGGGCCGCCGCGAGTTGCCGATGGAGGTGCGCCCGCAAATTCTTTACAACCCGGCGATGAAAAGCCCGAATTTTTTTGTGCCAGGCGTCATCGGAGTCGTGCTGCAGATCGCCACGACGTTCGCCACGGCGATGTCTCTGGTGCGCGAACGCGAGCGCGGCACGTTGGAACAATTGCTGGTCAGCCCGCTCTCGCGCTGGGGATTGATGCTCGGCAAGATTGTGCCTTATCTGCTGATCGGGATGTGCATGGCGACGGGACTGTTCGCCATCATGCACTGGCTGTTCGCGGTGCCGATTGCGGGTAGTTTGATGGCGCTGTTCGCGTCGAGTTTGATCTACGTTTTCACGCTGTTGAGTCTGGGTCTGCTGATTTCGACGAAAGCGGAAAACTCCATGCAGGCGCTGCAGATGTGCATGATGCTGATCATGCCGTCCGTGTTTTTTTCCGGATTCATTTTCCCGCGCGAAACGATGCCGTGGATTTTCAACGCCATCGGCGCAATGCTGCCGACAACGTATTTCATCGAGCTGGAGCGCGCGATCATTCTGCGCGGCGCGAGCTTGACGGAATTCTGGTTTCACCTGACGGTGATGTCGGGCATGGGACTCGCCTTGTTCGCCCTGTGCGCCTTGCGGTTCAAAAGGAAGATCGCGTGAGTTGGAGTGCATGAGGCACTCGCCAATCCACCACACGACCGGTCTTTACTTTCCTGGCAGCGCGGCGCGCCAGCCGTCCTGCAGCAGTTTCTTTATCTCGGCAAGTTGTGCTGCTTGCTTCTCATCCTTGACCAGATTTGCGTATTCGAACGGATCGCTGTCATGGTCATACAACTCCGCCGTGCCATCTGGCCATTCCGTGTAACGCCAGCGCCCGTCGAACAGCGTTCGGCCCATCCTCGACACATCGAGCTTTTTCGCCACGTCATTGTTGTTGCTGCGGCTGACGACGGTGAACACCGCACGTTTCCAATCGCGGCGCGGATTGTCCAGTAACGGAACGAAGCTTGTGCCTTCGAGGTCGCTCGGAATTTTCAAGCCGCAGAGGTCCGCGAGCGTTGGGTAGAGATCCACGAGTTCCACGAGCTGCGTCGAGACGCCGGATTTTTTCCCCGGCGCGGCGACGATGAGCGGCACGCGCGTCGTCTCCTCGAACAGACACATCTTGTGCCACAGCCCGCCATGCTCGCCGAGATGGTAGCCGTGATCACTGTGGAAGACGACGACCGTCCTGTCCCAGAGTTTCAGACGGTCGAGCGTGTCGAGTAACACGCCGACCTGCGCGTCCATGAAACTGATGCCGGCGTAGTAGGCCGCGATGGTGTCGCCCGGACGCGTCTCCGGAAATTTCTGCGCACCGAGCCGGTACGTAAGCGCGAGATCGGGAATATTTGCCAGATGTTCCAGTGGTCCGTAACGCGGCTTCAACTTGTCCGGCTCGTAGAACGCATAATATTTTTCCGGCGCAATGTATGGCGCGTGCGGACGCCGGAAACCGGCCGCAATGAAAAACGGTTTTCCATCCTTCAAACAATTTTCCAGCAGCTCGACTGCCTTGCGCGCGACAAATCCATCCCAGGTGTCTTCGTCCTTCGCCCGAAGCACGATTCCGATAGGGCCTTGTTTGCGCAGAATCTGTTCGGCGGGTGGGTTCTTCGCCGATTTCTTCTCGCGAATGTCCACGTCCCACGAACGCGGGTCTTCGAACTGGTCGCCGGTGTGAAAGATCTTCCCGACTTTGATGGTACGGTAACCCTGTTGACGAAAATATTCCGGCATGAACACCGCGTCTTTCAGGAATGTTCGGGGCGGAGTCGCGTTGTCCACGATGCGCGTGGTGTCCGGCCGGCAACCGCTGAGGAACGACGTGCGCGAGGCGTTGCAGACCGGATAGTTGCAGTAGCCACGATCAAACCGCACGCCGCGCGCCGCGAGGCGGTCGAGGTTTGGCGACTTCACCACCGGACTCCCGTAACAGCCGAGGTTGTTGTTCAAATCATCGGAAACAATGTAGAGCACGTTCAAGCGCGCCGACGCTTTATCCGCGCCGGCTGCGATGGAAACAGCGAGCAATATTGCTGCGAAGAGGAGTGGCTGCACGGGTTTATGTTCAGTCGCTATGCCGCTCTGGTCAAGTTCGTCGTTGGATCAGGGTCGATTTGGAGGTTTGCGCGCCAACGATGATGCGGATGCCGCTGATGTCGTTGATATGGCGCTGTAGAAAGAATGCAATCGTGGAGGAACACCTTGTAACCAGTTTTGAGCTTTGCACTCGTCGGCGAACCAGGCTTACCTGGCGCGACAGAACTTTTCTGGTTCGATGGTCGCGAGCACATCGCAGACCTCTTTGAGAGCTTCCATTTTTCCGAGCGCCAACGCGGCGGTGCCTTTGTGCAAGTAAGCCTCGACCAGTTTCGGGTCCAGCGCAATAGCCCGGTCGGCATACGCCATCGCCTTGTCATGATGTCCGAGTCTGCCAACCATGGTGGCGAGATTTGACCAGCCAAGTTTATGACCAGGGTTGATCTTCAACGCCTGCTCAAGGCACGCAATACCTTCCGCCGGACGCTGCAGGTTTTCGTAAAGAATCCCCGCGAGATTGTTCCACGCATTGACGTCAGATGGATCGATCGCCAGGGCCTCGCGATAGGCCGTTTCCGCTTTGGCGAATTGATTTGTGCCACTGAAGCCCAGGCCCATGTAATAGAGCGCCTTGTGGTCGTTCGGGTTTTCTTCGTGCCACTTCTGCGCGAAGGTCAACAGTTCATGCCACAACCCTTGCTCGCACATTTGGCGGGCAAGCCGGCAGTGTTCTTCTGCGTTCCGTGCCATGATTTCGTGCCCACGTAATAACAGGCCGCCCGGTCAACCGCAAAATAATTTGTGGAGTTATGACGCTGGTCCTTGTCGCCGTGACCGGAGAGATTCAGCGTTTCAGCAATTCGGCCACATCCACTGCGACGTCGGGGAAGGCTTGTGGTTTGGCTTTGTCGCCCGCGCGCAGGATGGTTTTTGATCCATAGCCCGGGAAGTGCGGTTCGCGATAAACTTCAATTGTTTCATCGTTGAGGTTAACAAGCCACACCTCCGTAATGCCCGCGCGTCCGTAGGCGGGAAGTTTTTCTTCGCGGTCAGTCACCAGCGAAGTGTCAGAAACTTCGATCAGCAAGTACACATGCTCCGGTTGCGGATGGCGCTTCCGGTAAAAGTCGGAGGACGGCTTGAGTAATACCAAGTCCGGCTGCGGTTCGGAATGATCGTCCAAACGCACCGGGTTCTGAACCGCCGTCATCCATCGCCCTTTGGAGGCCGCGGTGAAGCTTTCGATCAGATAATTGGTTACGCCTCCATGAAAAGGGCCAATCGGTGACATATCAATAATTTCTCCATTGAGCAGTTCCACGCGCGCGTCCGGCCTGAGCACGCCGGTTTCCGCCATGCGGTAGTACTCCTTTACGCTGAAACGATGTTTGGTCGGCGCAAGCATGACTTCACTTTAACCAATCATTTCGGCGTCTGCAATCCCATCTTCGCCGCCACCTGCGCAACGTCTTTGTCACCGCGACCGGAGAGGTTCACGATGATGAGCGCGTCCTTGCTCATCTTCGGCGCGTGTTGGATAACCTCGGCAATGGCGTGGGCGGATTCGAGCGCGGGAATAATTCCTTCCAGCCGTGCGAGTTTGAAGAAAGCTTCGAGCGCTTTGTCGTCGGTGGCGTAGGTGTATTCGACGCGCTTTTGATCGCACAACCAGGCGTGTTCCGGGCCGACAGCGGCGTAATCGAGTCCGGCGCTGACGCTGTGGGTGAGTTGAATCTGGCCAAACTCATCCTGCAACAGAAACGAGCGCGTGCCTTGCAAAACGCCAAGCGAGCCGCCTTGAAACCGCGCCGCGTGTTTGTTCGGAATGATGCCTTCGCCCCCCGCCTCGACACCGACCATCTTCACAGACTTGTCTTCGAGAAACGGATAAAAGAGGCCCATTGCGTTCGAGCCGCCTCCGACGCAGGCAACGAGCAAATCGGGCAGGCGCTCCTCCTTTTCCAGAATCTGCCGACGTGCTTCATCGCCGATGACGCGCTGGAAATTCCGCACCATGAGCGGATACGGATGCGCACCATAGACCGTTCCGAGGATGTAGTGCGTCGTCCGCACGTTGGTGACCCAGTCGCGCATGGCTTCGTTGATGGCTTCCTTCAACGTTTTCTGTCCGGCTTCGACCGGCACCACTTCCGCGCCGAGCATTTTCATGCGAAAGACATTCAGCGCCTGCCGTTCGCAATCCACTGCACCCATATAGATAACGCACTTGAATCCGAACATGGCCGCGACGGTGGCTGTGGCGACGCCGTGCTGGCCCGCGCCGGTTTCGGCGATGATGCGCGTCTTGCCCATGCGTTTCGCGAGCAGAATCTGGCCGATGCAGTTGTTGATCTTGTGCGCGCCAGTGTGGAGCAAGTCTTCCCGCTTGAGAAAAATCTTCGCGCCGCCGAGCTCGCGCGTCAATCGCTCGGCGAAGTAAAGTGGCGTGGGGCGGCCACAGAATTCGCGCAAGTAGTAGTTCAATTCGCGCTGAAACTCCGGGTCTTGCTGCGAACGGAAATATTCCTCCTCCAGTTCCTGCAACGGATGCATCAACGTCTCCGGCACAAAACGTCCGCCGTAAGGACCGAAGTGGCCTTGGGCATCGGGCAATGTTTCACTGGTTGCTTTGCTCATGGTTCACAGCGTAACAGCCGGAGGGTCGGGAGTCGAGATCTGCGTGCAGCCGTGGAACCTCTAACCCTCTTGCACGGCCACGAATGTGTAGGCGTTGAGATTGTGAGTCTCGTTGCAACCGATGCGCGAGCGCAGATACGAACCGATATGAAACACCTGAACCGTAAAGCCCTCCTGCGTGAACAGCCCCTTCGTTTTCTCCATGCTCAGCATGTTCCAGTGGTAATCGTCCACCGGCCGCACGACGTGCTCGGGGATTTCATCCATTTGGAAAAACCCGACGCAAATGCCGCGGCGCACGACGCGACAAATCTCTTTCACCGCGCTCTCCAGTCCCGACAGCGAGAGATGTTCGAACAGGTCGTGAACGAAGCAAAAGTCGAAGGATTGGTCGGCTGAATTGATTTCAAAGATGTTGCCGACTTCAAATCGCACCCCTGGGAACATGGCTTGCGCGTTTTGGACGTTTTTCTCACACAGATCAATGCCTGTGTAGTCGATGCACCGCGCAATGCCGCAGGCGACGAGGAAGCGATAGTCGTTCGCCGAGCCACAAGCCGGCTCAAGCACCGAAATGCGTTGCGGTGTTTTGTGCGAGAGGACTTCATTCCAAATGCGAAGAAAAGCGTCGAGAGAGGTGTCGTTGCGCAATGACTCCCTCTCAGGTGCACGGGCGTTCGAAAGAAAATCTTCGATGTAGTTGGGGATTTGGCCCCCACAGGTCGAGGCGGGCAACGAACCGAAAGTCTGCACCACCAAATGCGGAATGTCTGTACCTTCGGCGTTGTCCGCGCCGCGTTTCAGCGCGTAAAGAACCGCGCGCAATTCGTCGCTGTCGCCGGCACGTCGGCGCAGCTTGAGCAGCCAGTTCATGGCCGCGGCAAAACGAAGTTCTTCAGCGAGAACCGCCTGAATTTTCTCTCCGAGCAATGTGCCGAGCAGGAAATGACGAGACAGAATGCTCTGGACGTTGATGCGCGGGTCTTCCACGTCAGCGACCAGGTAGTTTTGCAGGAAGGGCGCCTCGTACTGCGACCACGAGCGGGAAAGTTTCTCTGTCTCTGCTTTGAGCGAATCGTTCATGGAATTCGATCCAGTTTCCTTGAGGCGAATCAGGCTGCTCGCTTGGCGGCGGTGATGAATGCCCGCACCTTGGTGATGTCCTTCTTGCCCGGTGACGCTTCGACGCCACTCGAAACATCCACGCCGTAGGGTTCGACCTGGCGCACAGCATCGCCAACATTTTCAGGAGTCAAACCGCCGGCGAGGAATATCGGCCTTCCGAATTTCTTGGCTTCAATCGCCAGATCCCAGTTGAAACTTTTTCCCGTCCCGCCGGATTTTCCGGCGACGTGACTGTCGAGCAAGAACGCATCCGTTTTGTAACCCGGCAGCGCCCGTAGCGATTCTGCATCGCGAATACGGAAGGCCTTCATGCTCATCAAGCCGAATTGCCGGCAATACTCGGGAGTTTCCTCGCCATGAAACTGGAGGAGGTTCAATCCACAATCCCCGATGGCGCAGAAGACCAGTTCTTCGGGCGCATTCACAAAGACGCCCACCTTGATGATGAACGGCGGCAACTGCCGCGCGATGTCCGCCGCGATCGCCAGAGACACATGGCGCGGGCTGGTTTCCACAAACATCAAACCCAACGCGTCGGCGCCCGCCTCGGCCGCCGCCAGCGCGTCGGGAAGATTCGTAATGCCGCAGATTTTGACTTTTGGGCTCATGTTCTCGTTGCCATCTAGCCTCACTCTTAACCTAAGCGACAGATATTTTCAGGTGATTTCGTGGAGAAAGAGCATTTGCGCCGACTTCAATTTCATTTTATTCTCGTGCGCGCATGACCGGCTCCCGTAGCTCAAATGGATAGAGCAGCGGTTTCCTAAACCGTTGATCCCGGTTCAATTCCGGGCGGGAGTACCAAAACCGGGCAACTTTTTGGGTAGTTTGATCTCGGCGTCTGAGACCGTGAATACGAACGCCGCTTATCCAGTCAATAAGGATGATTAGTTGAATGAAACGTGCCCTTAAACTCCATTAGGAAAAACCTATGAAAACTCCAATTCTCAAAGTCTGGCAGTTGGCGTTGTTGGCTGGTGGTGTCGCCGTTGTGGGCGTTTGTTTGAAAGTTATTGGCCAAACCACCCCGCCAGTGAGCACGCCACAGATCAATGCTGTGGCAAGTGGCTCCGTGTTGGTAGCGTCAACGAATGCGCTCGCGCTGGGCGAAGCCGGGCCAAACGAACTTTTCCCGCCTTCGACCAACAATCCTGCACCGCCCGAATTGAGAATTTCTCCCGATCTGGCCCAAGTCATAAAACTCGCGCAAGCCGGTTTGGGGGAGGATGTGATGATGGCTTACATTACCAACTTCGTCCACGTCTTCGATCTTGGCTCGGACGAAATCATTTATCTGAACGACCTCGGCGTTCCCTCCTCCGTCATCACCGCCATGATCCAGCAGGACACCTCACCCGAAAGCGCTGCCCGCAAACTGGCAGGGAACGAACCCAGCCCACTCCCACCGGGCCTGGCACTGAATTCACCAGCCACTAATGTCTATCCCGCGCAACAAACACCGATTCCGCAGCCAGAAGAACTGCCCATCGAGTCAGCCGTTGAAGCTCCGCTGACGCCGACTTATGCCGGGACTGATTATGCGCCGCAACCCGGGGCTGTCTCTTACTTCTATAACTCACTCGCGCCGTACGGCAATTGGGTCAACGTCAGCGGTTACGGTTTGTGCTGGCAGCCCACCGTCGTCTGTTTGAATCCAACCTGGCAGCCTTACTGCGACCGCGGACGTTGGATTTACAGCGATTGCGGCTGGTACTGGCTCTCGGACTATTCCTGGGGCTGGGCGCCGTTCCACTATGGCCGCTGGGTGTCGCACGCCAACTACGGCTGGGTTTGGTCGCCGGATTGCACCTGGGGACCAGCTTGGGTTTCGTGGCGGTATTCAAACGATTACTGTGGTTGGGCACCGCTGCCGCCCGAGGCCTGTTTTGCGCCCGGAGTCGGCTTCACGTTCCACAATCGCTCGGTGGGATTCGGTTTTGAATTTGGACTGCGCGCCCACCACTATAATTTCATCCCCTTCGATCGCTTTTGTGATTACTCACCTTCCCGCTATCGGGTGTCGCCCGCGCATGTCCAGACGGTCTTCAACCAGACGAAGTTCGTTAACAAAATCAGAATCAAAGGAAACAACAACAACGTCGTCATCAACGAAGGTATCGATCCTGCGCACGTGGCCGCCGTCACCCGCACGGAAATCCGCAAGGTCGCCATCCGCG is a window from the Verrucomicrobiota bacterium genome containing:
- a CDS encoding aspartate kinase, yielding MALIVQKYGGTSVGNPDRIKNVAARVAKYRGKGDKVVVVVSAMSGVTDNLIKLAKEIMPLPSEREMDMLLATGEQTTIALTAMALHALNIPAVSLTGAQAGILTDGVHTKAKIQNITPKQVHALLDSGNVVIVAGFQGQTPDGHITTLGRGGSDLTAIALAAALKADLCQIYTDVDGVYTADPRIVPGAQKLDEISYDEMLELASLGAKVMQSRSVEFAKKFGVVFEVRSSLNDNPGTIVKEETKSMEDVVIRGVSLDKNQAKITLVAVPDKPGVAARIFKAIGDANVNVDMIVQNVSHGAGTPATDLSFTIDKPDLLKARKVIDGLKADVGFREAIADEQIGKLSIVGVGMKSHSGVAAKMFETLAREGVNIGMISTSEIKISVVIELAKGEQAMKAVHAAFLE
- a CDS encoding ABC transporter permease gives rise to the protein MKSPFRGFNAILYKEFIVVLRDPLTLFFMFFPPLIEMVAFGYALDNDVKHMAMVVMNEDRSVESRQIVDNFVNTQTFRVVGEVQSVSEMATAIRKGKAYVGLQIPPDFTRDLHAGRTARVQVLIDGSSSTIALSALNTALAVALRQSVMSLLREMGRRELPMEVRPQILYNPAMKSPNFFVPGVIGVVLQIATTFATAMSLVRERERGTLEQLLVSPLSRWGLMLGKIVPYLLIGMCMATGLFAIMHWLFAVPIAGSLMALFASSLIYVFTLLSLGLLISTKAENSMQALQMCMMLIMPSVFFSGFIFPRETMPWIFNAIGAMLPTTYFIELERAIILRGASLTEFWFHLTVMSGMGLALFALCALRFKRKIA
- a CDS encoding sulfatase, whose product is MQPLLFAAILLAVSIAAGADKASARLNVLYIVSDDLNNNLGCYGSPVVKSPNLDRLAARGVRFDRGYCNYPVCNASRTSFLSGCRPDTTRIVDNATPPRTFLKDAVFMPEYFRQQGYRTIKVGKIFHTGDQFEDPRSWDVDIREKKSAKNPPAEQILRKQGPIGIVLRAKDEDTWDGFVARKAVELLENCLKDGKPFFIAAGFRRPHAPYIAPEKYYAFYEPDKLKPRYGPLEHLANIPDLALTYRLGAQKFPETRPGDTIAAYYAGISFMDAQVGVLLDTLDRLKLWDRTVVVFHSDHGYHLGEHGGLWHKMCLFEETTRVPLIVAAPGKKSGVSTQLVELVDLYPTLADLCGLKIPSDLEGTSFVPLLDNPRRDWKRAVFTVVSRSNNNDVAKKLDVSRMGRTLFDGRWRYTEWPDGTAELYDHDSDPFEYANLVKDEKQAAQLAEIKKLLQDGWRAALPGK
- a CDS encoding class I SAM-dependent methyltransferase; the protein is MNDSLKAETEKLSRSWSQYEAPFLQNYLVADVEDPRINVQSILSRHFLLGTLLGEKIQAVLAEELRFAAAMNWLLKLRRRAGDSDELRAVLYALKRGADNAEGTDIPHLVVQTFGSLPASTCGGQIPNYIEDFLSNARAPERESLRNDTSLDAFLRIWNEVLSHKTPQRISVLEPACGSANDYRFLVACGIARCIDYTGIDLCEKNVQNAQAMFPGVRFEVGNIFEINSADQSFDFCFVHDLFEHLSLSGLESAVKEICRVVRRGICVGFFQMDEIPEHVVRPVDDYHWNMLSMEKTKGLFTQEGFTVQVFHIGSYLRSRIGCNETHNLNAYTFVAVQEG
- a CDS encoding tetratricopeptide repeat protein, encoding MARNAEEHCRLARQMCEQGLWHELLTFAQKWHEENPNDHKALYYMGLGFSGTNQFAKAETAYREALAIDPSDVNAWNNLAGILYENLQRPAEGIACLEQALKINPGHKLGWSNLATMVGRLGHHDKAMAYADRAIALDPKLVEAYLHKGTAALALGKMEALKEVCDVLATIEPEKFCRAR
- a CDS encoding phosphoribosylanthranilate isomerase codes for the protein MSPKVKICGITNLPDALAAAEAGADALGLMFVETSPRHVSLAIAADIARQLPPFIIKVGVFVNAPEELVFCAIGDCGLNLLQFHGEETPEYCRQFGLMSMKAFRIRDAESLRALPGYKTDAFLLDSHVAGKSGGTGKSFNWDLAIEAKKFGRPIFLAGGLTPENVGDAVRQVEPYGVDVSSGVEASPGKKDITKVRAFITAAKRAA
- a CDS encoding Uma2 family endonuclease, with the translated sequence MLAPTKHRFSVKEYYRMAETGVLRPDARVELLNGEIIDMSPIGPFHGGVTNYLIESFTAASKGRWMTAVQNPVRLDDHSEPQPDLVLLKPSSDFYRKRHPQPEHVYLLIEVSDTSLVTDREEKLPAYGRAGITEVWLVNLNDETIEVYREPHFPGYGSKTILRAGDKAKPQAFPDVAVDVAELLKR
- a CDS encoding ABC transporter ATP-binding protein gives rise to the protein MTAETMIECEKLTKCFGHFTAVDHVSFSIGKGSIFGFLGPNGSGKSTVIRMLCGLLEPSDGLGRIAGFDVAREAEQIKSLIGYMSQKFSLYDELTVHENLTFYSRLYGLRGVALAKRRGELIALTHLEPYLERRAGLLSGGWRQRLAMACSLVHKPSVLFLDEPTAGIDPVARRELWDLLFEFSSQGITLFVTTHYMDEAERCSHVGYIYMSKLVVCGVPDDLKQLPVVNPPGTKRLDVTCDHVTVGLQAIRHERGIRAATVFGQSMHLLVDEGLPEQFLRDKLAAVNIHRADIRPIAPSLEDVFVALTNRNNGK
- the trpB gene encoding tryptophan synthase subunit beta, producing the protein MSKATSETLPDAQGHFGPYGGRFVPETLMHPLQELEEEYFRSQQDPEFQRELNYYLREFCGRPTPLYFAERLTRELGGAKIFLKREDLLHTGAHKINNCIGQILLAKRMGKTRIIAETGAGQHGVATATVAAMFGFKCVIYMGAVDCERQALNVFRMKMLGAEVVPVEAGQKTLKEAINEAMRDWVTNVRTTHYILGTVYGAHPYPLMVRNFQRVIGDEARRQILEKEERLPDLLVACVGGGSNAMGLFYPFLEDKSVKMVGVEAGGEGIIPNKHAARFQGGSLGVLQGTRSFLLQDEFGQIQLTHSVSAGLDYAAVGPEHAWLCDQKRVEYTYATDDKALEAFFKLARLEGIIPALESAHAIAEVIQHAPKMSKDALIIVNLSGRGDKDVAQVAAKMGLQTPK
- a CDS encoding divalent-cation tolerance protein CutA produces the protein MKSTDKYFVVLVTAPDLRTARKLAGVALQARVIACANLIPKIESHYRWQGKLETSTEVLLVLKTTRARLVALEKLILSKHPYETPEFIVLPLSGGNKRYLDWLTGSVAESRR